The following DNA comes from Methanosarcina vacuolata Z-761.
CGATTCCCAAGCTGCCGAATTCATGCTGACCTTTGCAGTTCTGAGATCCAGAACAAAAGGAGAAAAACCCTTTTTTCTCGCTGCGTCAGTAAGTGCCCTGGCTGTCCAATCTTCCGGGTCAGTGATGACAATTCCTATTTTTTTCATAGATCATCATCGGGAGAATCCCAGATCAAGTTTACGATATGGAAGTACATGAGGTATGAAATACATGAGATCTGAAATGTATGAGATCTGAAATACATGAGGTATGAAATACATGAGGTATGAAATACATGAGGTATGAAATGTATGAGATCTGAAATGTATGAGATCTGAAATGTATGAGATCTGAAATGTATGAGATCTGAAATGTATGAGATCTGAAATATATGAAATCTGAACTTGTTTTCTATTTTATTTCTATCAGGTCTGTTCAGGAAGGGCCTCAAGCCCCTGCTTTTTTCGGTATTCATTTATCGCACTGTGGATTGCTTCTCTGGAAAGAACCGAACACTCCAGCTTGCCCGGAGGCAGGCCTTCGAGAGCCTCAGCAACGGCCTCGTTTGTAAGCCCCCAGGCTTCTTTGAGGGTTTTGCCTTTAATCAATTCGGTTGCCATGCTGCTGGACGCAATTGCTGCTGCACACCCGAAAGTCTTAAACTTCGCATCTTCAACTCGGTCGTCCCGAATTTTCAGGAAAATCTTCATGTGGTCCCCATGTGGATTTCCAGCTTCTCCGATCCCGCCAGCGTCCTCAATTTCCCCTACGTTTCTTGGGTTCATGAAATGGTCCATGACCTTTTTATTGTACACAAAACTCCCCCTGTTTTCATATTCCTGTACACTTGCGATTTATTTTTTACACGCGTTTTCAGGTTTATAGAATGGAGACATAGCCCTGAGCTTTTCAACGGTCTCAGGCAGGACCTCAAGTACATAATCAATGTCTTCTTCGGAATTATCATCTCCAAGGGACAGGCGAAGGGAACCCTGGGCTATCTCCGGAGGCAGTCCTATTGCTCTGAGCACATGCGAAGGCTCAGGAGAACCTGAGGAACAGGCACTCCCTGTAGAACTGCAGATCCCCATCTCGTCAAGCATGAGAAGAAGAGATTCGCCTTCGATGTATTCAAAACTGAAATTCAGATTGTCCGGAAGACGTTTTTCCGGATGTCCGTTAAGCCTGCAGTCCGAAATATTCAGGACTCCTGCAAGGAGGCGGTCTCTCAGTCTCTTCATTTTCTCATTATGCTTTTCTATATTTCCTGTTGCAAGTCCTATTGCTTTTCCCAATCCTACAATACCTGATACATTCTCGGTTCCTGCTCGCTTTTTGCGCTCCTGGCCGCCCCCGTGCATATAGTTGTCGATTTCTGTCCCTTCTCGCAAATAGAGCGCTCCTATTCCTTTGGGCCCATAGAACTTATGAGAAGAAAGAGAAAGCATGTCAACATTCTTTTCTTTCTTTTCCATCTCAAGGGGAATTTTACCAATTACCTGAACGGCATCAGTATGGAAAGGAATCTCATATTCTCTTGCGATCTCGCCTATCTTATGAATAGGCTCTATTGTCCCGATTTCATTATTCGCATACATCACCGAGATAAGGATAGTATCATCTCTAATTGCAGCTTCAACCTCTGCAGGGTCTACAAGCCCACAACTGTCTACAGGCAGGTAAGTCACATCAAAGCCCTGAGTCTCCAGGTACTTACAGGGATAGAGCACTGCATGATGTTCAATTGGTGTGGTAATGATATGTTTTCCTTTCTTTTTCCTGGCAAAAGCCGTTCCCTTGATAGCCCAGTTATCGGACTCGGTTCCTCCGGAGGTGAAATATATTTCCTCAGGACTAGCTCCCAGAGCCCTTGCAAGCTGTTCACGGGCGGCCTCTATCGCCTCTCTACCTTCTCTCCCTATTGAATACAGGGAAGAAGGGTTTCCAAAATGTTCTTTTAAAAAAGGCAGCATAGCTTCAAACACTTCAGGCTTTGTGAAAGTGGTAGCTGCGTGGTCCATGTAGACAAAGCGCTTTTCTCCCATCAGAACCCCCCTATGAAAATAGGGGTTTACGCAATATGAATTTATTGCATATTCCTCTTTCTGGAATTTTTTGCCAGATTAACGCAAGTATACTTCACCCATAATGTCGAGATTGATATAATTACTATAACTTAGCTGCTGCCTGTTAAACTGAGTCCATTAATTGACATCCAACATAAGCTAACTGATAGAGTTAAACTGAAATATCTATTTAACAGCGTCTAATAGCGTCTAATAGTTGTCTAATATCTGCCGTGAGTGCCTATCAGATAAGACCTGCTGCTGCTTTCGAATTTACTTTGATTTTCATTTTACAGTATACCTTTGAGGAAGTACGACCTCAACAAAAGGCAGCCTTTTACCCCTTAATCATATAAAAAATAATTCATTTTGAGCCAAAACTTATATCCTATCAGGAATAATATATTTGGTAGCTTGTTGTAGTATTTTGCAGCGAGGTCGGACAGGTATGATTTTTAAGCAATACAATCTTTTAGCTTAAAACGCCTTTATCTGAGGTCCTGTTCGGGGGAATTGATACGTTGTCAGTTAAAGGTCAAAAACGGCTTTTAAATGGAACTCAAGGTTGGGATCAGTAAGTTTTTCTGTACTGCTGGATATTCTTTCAGGTTCTTTGTGTACTGTCAGAATATCTTTTCGATTCCAGGGCTTTTGACCGCCTGATCTTGCAGTTTTAAAAATGGAAATCCAAGGGGGATTAGTTACGAATCGGCTAAAAATATGTCCAAAGTGCCATGCCAGATTAAAAGTGAGCTCAGATGGAAAGATAGAATACTGTAGTGTTTGTAAGTACTGGACAAAAGTGGGTACCGCAAGGCTCGATTCTATCATGATTTACGGGTGAGGACCCTGCATGAAAAATGAAGATATTTCTATGTTTTGCAGCGTATGCCAGACAATGTTAAAACGTCAAGTCCTGGGTCCTAATGTCTTCTATTATTGTCGAAACTGTGGAAGTATGATTTCGGAAGCATACTTATCAGGGGGAGTAAATATCTTCCACACTCAAAAACCGACATCTATAGACCCGACATCTTCGCCTTCAAACCCCATGAAGACGCCTGAAACTGTAATAGAGACTTAAATTGAAAAAAGGAGTTTAGTTTTTGTAAAACTGGAAAAATTAGCTTCTTAGGAGCTTTAATAGCTCTCAAGTTCTCTTTTCTAATTTTTAGTTATTATTAAGAATT
Coding sequences within:
- the nifU gene encoding Fe-S cluster assembly scaffold protein NifU, translated to MYNKKVMDHFMNPRNVGEIEDAGGIGEAGNPHGDHMKIFLKIRDDRVEDAKFKTFGCAAAIASSSMATELIKGKTLKEAWGLTNEAVAEALEGLPPGKLECSVLSREAIHSAINEYRKKQGLEALPEQT
- the nifS gene encoding cysteine desulfurase NifS, coding for MGEKRFVYMDHAATTFTKPEVFEAMLPFLKEHFGNPSSLYSIGREGREAIEAAREQLARALGASPEEIYFTSGGTESDNWAIKGTAFARKKKGKHIITTPIEHHAVLYPCKYLETQGFDVTYLPVDSCGLVDPAEVEAAIRDDTILISVMYANNEIGTIEPIHKIGEIAREYEIPFHTDAVQVIGKIPLEMEKKEKNVDMLSLSSHKFYGPKGIGALYLREGTEIDNYMHGGGQERKKRAGTENVSGIVGLGKAIGLATGNIEKHNEKMKRLRDRLLAGVLNISDCRLNGHPEKRLPDNLNFSFEYIEGESLLLMLDEMGICSSTGSACSSGSPEPSHVLRAIGLPPEIAQGSLRLSLGDDNSEEDIDYVLEVLPETVEKLRAMSPFYKPENACKK